Genomic DNA from Candidatus Sphingomonas phytovorans:
CATTCCCGCGCTATTCCCGCGCGATGTTCCATGACACGTCCCTCGTGACTACGGCCAAGGCCGATCCGCGGCCCGGATCCGCCGTCAGCACTGGTGTCGGGCTGGCTGGCCTGGTCGGGCTGCTCACCTGGGTCGGCATCGCCCGCTGGGTCGGCATGGACGGGCCCTATGCGGCGCTGGTCAATGTCGCAGCCTGCGCGCTGCCGATGATCCTGTGGTCGGTGTTCGTCGACAAGGTCCACCGCAATCCCACTACCGGGCTCGACTGGTCGGCGGCGAAGCCGTGGAGCGAGACGATCGATGTCAGCCTGACCAAGCTTGCCGGCCTGTGGCTCACCTGGGCCGGCATCGCGCTGATCTATGGCACCGGGCGCTTCTACTGGGAGGGCGATTTCGCCTTTGCCATGGGGTGTTTCGGCGTCGCCGCGCCGGTGCTGTTCGTCGCCTCGATTCCCTATATCATCTGGCTGGATCGTTACGCGGTGGAGCCGAAGGACGGCTGCTGGTCGCTCGGCGCCTGGTTGATGGGCCTGAACGAGCCGATTGATCGCGAGGCGATCTACAATCATCTGCGCAGCTGGGGTGTGAAGGCGTTCTTCACCGCTTTCATGGTTGCGATCGTGCCCGGCGGCTTCGGCGAATTCATCCGCGCCGACACCAGCCGCCTGCTCCACGATCCCGTCGCGCTGGCGAACTGGCTGATCACCTTCATGTTCACCATCGACGTCGCCTTCGCGACTGTCGGCTATATCGTCGCGCTGCGCCCGCTCGATTCGCACATTCGCACCGCCAATCCCTATGCGGCGGGCTGGATGGCGGCGCTGATCTGCTACCCGCCCTTCATCTTGATGAGCGATGGCGGCCCGCTCGACTATCATATCGGCACAGCCGACTGGACTCACTGGTTCCAGGGCCATCCGCTGTTGTTGTCGCTGGTCGGGGCGATCCTGGTCGGGCTTACCGCCATCTATGCCTGGGCGACGATCGCCTTCGGCTTCCGCTTCTCCAACCTGACTCATCGCGGCATCCTGACCCATGGTCCCTATGCCTTTTCGCGCCACCCGGCCTATCTGTCGAAGAACCTGTTCTGGTGGATCTCGACCATCCCTTTCCTGACCACGGGCAGTTTCGTCGATGCTGCCCGCGCCGTGCTGCTGATGTGCGCGGTCAGCGGGGTCTATTACTGGCGGGCGAAGACGGAGGAGCGTCACCTCGGCCTCGATCAAGCCTATCGCGACTATTCCGACTGGATGGCGCGCAACGCCATGGTGCCGCGCTTCATCGGGTGGATGCTGGGCAGGCCGGTTCCGGCGCGCGATTGAGACGACCCCTTTCCCTGAAGAGGGATGGCGAAATTGAATCAGGCGAGCGTCGCAGCGCGCTCTTCCATCAGCGTCCTTTCCCGGTCGCTGCGCGCGAGCGCCGCACCCTTCAGCCACGAATCCCGCGCTTCCCCGGCACGCC
This window encodes:
- a CDS encoding isoprenylcysteine carboxylmethyltransferase family protein; translated protein: MFHDTSLVTTAKADPRPGSAVSTGVGLAGLVGLLTWVGIARWVGMDGPYAALVNVAACALPMILWSVFVDKVHRNPTTGLDWSAAKPWSETIDVSLTKLAGLWLTWAGIALIYGTGRFYWEGDFAFAMGCFGVAAPVLFVASIPYIIWLDRYAVEPKDGCWSLGAWLMGLNEPIDREAIYNHLRSWGVKAFFTAFMVAIVPGGFGEFIRADTSRLLHDPVALANWLITFMFTIDVAFATVGYIVALRPLDSHIRTANPYAAGWMAALICYPPFILMSDGGPLDYHIGTADWTHWFQGHPLLLSLVGAILVGLTAIYAWATIAFGFRFSNLTHRGILTHGPYAFSRHPAYLSKNLFWWISTIPFLTTGSFVDAARAVLLMCAVSGVYYWRAKTEERHLGLDQAYRDYSDWMARNAMVPRFIGWMLGRPVPARD